The following are from one region of the Brienomyrus brachyistius isolate T26 chromosome 4, BBRACH_0.4, whole genome shotgun sequence genome:
- the LOC125740702 gene encoding class E basic helix-loop-helix protein 22-like, whose translation MSLPNVITDQASRDFQAEVKTLGYGDYDSAQPGASQESGDVPVTSDRPTGVCCEESSRRLCTMDSSASEQSLDDDSDGRYDMTPVMDKRMCASSIKTEPGKKIKEHKVLRLNINARERRRMHDLNEALDELRSVIPYAHSPSVRKLSKIATLLLAKNYILMQAQALEEMRQLVAYFNQGQTLSSVHLSAVVAPAPGACPAYPIPAGAAASSCPDKLVLFNRVPFSFYKQGKS comes from the coding sequence ATGTCTTTGCCAAATGTAATTACGGATCAAGCTTCCAGAGACTTCCAAGCAGAAGTTAAGACTTTAGGATACGGGGACTATGACTCCGCGCAACCAGGAGCATCACAGGAAAGTGGCGATGTTCCGGTTACGAGTGATCGGCCGACCGGAGTTTGCTGCGAAGAGAGTAGCCGCAGGCTGTGTACGATGGATAGTAGCGCGAGTGAGCAGAGCCTAGATGATGACAGCGATGGCAGGTATGACATGACGCCCGTGATGGATAAAAGGATGTGTGCATCCAGCATTAAAACTGAGCCGGGTAAAAAAATCAAGGAGCATAAGGTCCTCAGGCTGAACATCAACGCTcgggagagaaggaggatgcACGACCTGAACGAGGCGCTGGACGAGCTGCGCTCGGTGATCCCGTACGCGCACAGCCCGTCCGTTCGCAAACTCTCCAAAATCGCCACTTTACTGCTGGCCAAAAATTACATATTGATGCAGGCTCAGGCGCTGGAAGAAATGAGACAATTGGTGGCATATTTCAACCAAGGACAAACCCTTTCTTCGGTGCATCTGTCTGCTGTTGTCGCACCAGCCCCAGGTGCCTGTCCAGCTTACCCCATCCCCGCCGGCGCCGCTGCTTCCTCCTGCCCCGACAAACTGGTTTTGTTCAACAGAGTCCCATTTAGCTTCTATAAGCAGGGCAAGTCTTAA